In Polypterus senegalus isolate Bchr_013 chromosome 12, ASM1683550v1, whole genome shotgun sequence, the following are encoded in one genomic region:
- the slc16a7 gene encoding monocarboxylate transporter 2: MPPPPTTNLGYIPPDGGWGWAVVFGAFMSIGFSYAFPKALTIYFKEIQEFFSVSYSEIAWVSSIMLATMYAGGPVSSILVNKYGSRPVVISGGVMCAVAMVAASFGTSIIQLYICVGVIGGMGLAFNLQPSLTIIGKYFLKKRPMANGLAMAGSPVFLCTLAPVNQLLFDTFGWRGSFFILGALLLNCCVAGALFRPIGVTSTSAQKQQPIGEEKVNNGASSEPSSRQAANLFSGREPAKPAGCCQKVNKFIDISLFKHRGFLIYLIGNVLMFFGFFAPIVFLAPYAKHLGIDEYSAAFLLSILAIVDMIARPGTGMLANTRWIRPKIQYFFSFSVAYNGVCHLLCPLASGYLGLVMYAVFFGLAFGMVCALLFETLMDLVGAQRFSSAVGLVTIIECCPVLLGPPIGGALVDAFGDYKYMYYVCGAVMLLAGIFLFIMNYYNYRLLEKEEKEREKEEEEEKVELEIPGSEACCESEETNEKPTTAEQEEA, translated from the exons ATGCCACCCCCGCCAACCACTAATCTGGGTTATATTCCCCCTGATGGAGGATGGGGCTGGGCTGTTGTGTTTGGAGCCTTTATGTCCATCGGCTTCTCCTATGCCTTCCCCAAAGCCTTGACCATCTACTTCAAGGAGATTCAAGAGTTCTTCTCTGTATCCTACAGTGAGATAGCCTGGGTGTCATCCATCATGTTGGCAACCATGTATGCTGGAG GTCCAGTGAGCAGCATCCTTGTGAACAAATATGGCAGCAGGCCTGTGGTCATCAGTGGTGGTGTGATGTGCGCCGTTGCCATGGTGGCTGCATCCTTTGGTACCAGCATCATTCAGCTCTACATCTGCGTTGGAGTCATTGGAG GAATGGGCCTTGCCTTCAACCTGCAGCCATCCCTGACTATCATTGGCAAGTACTTCCTGAAGAAGAGACCTATGGCCAATGGCCTGGCTATGGCTGGCAGCCCGGTGTTCCTGTGTACCTTGGCTCCTGTCAACCAGCTGCTTTTTGACACTTTTGGCTGGCGGGGAAGCTTCTTCATTTTGGGAGCCTTGCTACTGAACTGCTGTGTTGCTGGCGCTTTGTTTCGGCCCATTGGCGTAACCTCCACGAGTGCTCAGAAACAACAGCCAATCGGCGAAGAGAAAGTGAACAATGGAGCCTCCAGTGAGCCGTCGAGTCGTCAGGCCGCAAACCTGTTTTCTGGGAGAGAGCCGGCTAAGCCTGCGGGCTGCTGCCAGAAAGTCAATAAATTCATCGATATCTCCCTCTTCAAACACAGGGGCTTCCTCATCTACCTCATTGGAAACGTCTTGATGTTTTTTGGCTTTTTTGCTCCCATCGTGTTCTTGGCTCCTTACGCCAAGCACCTCGGCATCGATGAGTACTCGGCAGCTTTCCTGCTCTCTATCCTGGCCATTGTTGACATGATCGCCAGGCCCGGCACGGGAATGCTGGCCAACACGAGGTGGATCAGGCCCAAGATCCAGTATTTCTTCAGTTTCTCAGTTGCTTACAATGGCGTCTGTCACCTCCTGTGCCCTTTGGCCTCTGGGTATTTGGGGCTTGTGATGTATGCTGTCTTCTTTGGCTTGGCATTCGGCATGGTCTGTGCCTTGCTCTTTGAGACCCTGATGGACCTGGTTGGAGCGCAGCGCTTCTCGAGTGCTGTCGGACTGGTCACGATCATCGAGTGCTGCCCGGTTCTGCTTGGACCACCCATTGGAG GTGCCCTCGTGGATGCGTTTGGCGACTACAAGTACATGTACTACGTCTGCGGTGCCGTCATGCTGCTGGCgggcatcttcctcttcataatgAACTACTACAACTACCGCCTGCTggagaaggaggagaaggagagagagaaggaggaggaagaggagaaggtggAGCTGGAAATCCCAGGATCAGAGGCCTGCTGTGAGTCTGAGGAGACAAACGAGAAGCCCACCACAGCAGAGCAGGAGGAGGCCTGA